The Prochlorococcus sp. MIT 1341 genomic interval GGAATTAAGGCACGGGTCGGGAATCAATTATTAAATGACTTTAGTAATTGGTGCCAAGAATCAGGCAAACTTATTGATTCATAGCAGAATTATTCACTAATATTTTTCAGGAAACTTAGCCTATGAAGTTTAGAAGCTCCTTTGGCCTGAATTGCTTGGATATGTTTCTTTGTTCCATATCCCATGTTTGTTTCGAGTCCATAGCCAGGGAAAAGACAGGCTAATCTTCTGATTAAAGCGTCTCTGCTTTCTTTTGCGACAACACTTGCAGCTGAAATCTCAGCTAATTTCACATCTCCTTTGATTATATTTTTCTGTTGACCGTTCCATATTCGTAATGGTAGGTTGCCATCGATGAGAAGGAAATCAGGCTTTTTCGCAAGCTTTTGTATAGCTCTAATCATAGCAGTTTCAGTTGCTTCTCTTATTCCAAATTCATCAATTTCTCTTGAGGATGCTTGGCCAAGTGCCCATCCTATTGACAAAGACTTTATTAAAGGAACTAAATATGTTCTTTTCTTATGAGTAAGTAACTTGCTATCAGTTAAACCCTCTTTTCTTAGATATTTCGCGGTGCTGTTATTAAGGACAACGGCCCCAGCAAAAACAGGTCCAAATAAGGAACCTCTCCCAACTTCGTCAATCCCTGCGATTATTTTTTTAGATGGCAACATTTCATACTTTTGCTGATGAACGCCTTCTTCTTCTTCGCGAGTCTTCTGGTTCTTGTTCCGATTGTGTTTCAGAGACTTTTAGTGAGATTTCACTCTCTTCAAAATCCTCTAGATTGGTAATTTCTACATTTAATTCTTCCTTTTGACTGTCAATCTCTGTTGGATTACTCTTAAGGGTCTCTTCGCTTTCATCACTTGAATCGCCATTAGATCGAAAAGTTGTTTTTCCTGAATTACGCCCACGCCTTCTTCGGCGCAGAGAACCTTCTTGAATTTGTTGACGAGCTTCTTCAAGGATACTTTCTGAGTCTTCCCCTGGAAGTACAATCTTTACCAACAAATTGTCATTTTCTGGTAAAGGATCTAGAAGAAGAGTAGGATTTAGCCCTAGCCATCCAAATAATTGTGCTTGTTCTTTAGTCATTGGCACTGCGATTAACTCTGGATCTTGTCGAGAGTTGTTGACTTCTGGTTGAGCAACATCTTCCTGTCTTTCACTTTGTTCAATATTGCAATCAAGATTAGTTTCTGTTGAAGAATCAAACTCTTGTTGTGTGCTTTCTTGAGTTATCTTTCCGCGACCTTTTTTACGACGAGTGTTATTTGCATCAATAGAAGAGCTAAGATCACTCTTTCCAGAAGTAATGGATTTAACTAAACCTTGTTCAATTGCTAATGGTTGCAAAAGATCGTTGCCAGGAAGTACTCCTACATGACCAATTCCTCCACAATTAGGGCATTCTTTTCCAAAAAGCTCATATATATTTTGCCCTTGTCTTTTTCGAGTTAGCTCTACTAAACCGAGCTCAGTTAATTGAGAAATTTGAGGGCGTGCAGAATCATTACGAATGGCAGTAGTAAAATGCTCTAGTAAATGTAATTGATCACGTCTAGAATCCATATCGATAAAATCGACTATTATTACTCCACCAATATTTCTTAGCTTTAATTGTCTAGCGATTTCAATAGCTGCTTCACAATTTGTCCATAGAACAGTTTCTCTAGCATTAGCGGATCTCGTAAATGAACCTGAATTCACGTCAATTACTGTAAGTGCCTCGGTAGGTTCGATAATTATGTAACCACCTGAAGGTAGGTCTACTCTTGGCTTGAGCGCATCGCGTATTGATGCATTAATACGGAAATGATCAAGGATATTCGCTGGTTCTTGATGAGCTTCTACTAATACATTTAGCCCATCATGTTCTAGGAAGCTATTGACTCGACTCAGTGCATTTTCGTTGTCAACAACAATACTTGAAAGATTTTCTCCTTTATGGTCGCGTAAAACCCTATGAATAAAATCATCATCTCTATTTAGCAGCACTGGTGGATCTGCTTTTTCAGAAACCTGTTGGATCGCTTCCCATTGTTTTAGAAGTGTTTCTAGATCATTAATGAGTAGTTCTTCACTTACATCATTAGCTTCGGTTCGAATTAATAGCCCTGTACCGGGTGGCTTGATTAGAACACCAAGTGCTCTTAGTCGATTCCTCTCACTTTCACAATTAATTTTTCTAGAGATATTTACTCCTTGCCCATGAGGTTGGAGGACTAAGTAGCGTCCTGGGAGAGCAAGATTCCCTGTTAATCTTGGCCCTTTTGTGCCGGTTGGTTCTTTCATTACTTGAACCAGAACAGGTTGACTGGGCCTCAGAAGTTCTGTAATAGTTGCTGCTCCCTTCTTTTGCCGAAGCGGACCTAGGTCAGTTACATGGATAAAGCCATTCTTTTCACTTTCTCCAATGTTTACAAATGCTGCATCGATACTTGGGAGCACGTTTTCGACAGTGCCAAGAAAAACATCACCGATTTGGTAGCGACCTTGAGCGACAATTAATTCATCTACTCTTTCATTGCTAAGCAGTGCTGCGATGCGCAGCTGCTCAGCAATGATGATTTGTTGGGGCATAGAGAAAAACAGGGTGATCCCTGGGTAGTTCAGATCCGATCAATGACTGCAGGTGCACAGGATCTAGTTTGTAAAGAATTGATGGCTAGAAGCCTTTCAAGAAATAGACGGAGTCAATGCTCCTATGAAGTAAGCAACTCATTGGGGCTCGGATGTTACGGACCGAACTCAGCGAGAAGCTATGGCCTCGCTTTCCTCAAGACTGGAGGTAAGAAAAGCCTGGATATGGAAATGGCAGATTCTGCCCTCGGTCATATCCTTAATGACCCTAGCACTCAGACAAAATTAGTTCTTGTCTCTTAATGCGATTTATCTCAAGGGGTTGGTTTAGTTGTTCTTCTAAGAAGTGTTTAATTTGAATAGGCTTTATACTTCTACCTAATGAGTCTATATGACTTTCTAGCTGTATTAGTACGGTTTTAGTTTCTTCTTCTTTTAAAATTTCCAAAGATTTTGGCGTCTTGAAATTGACCCTGAGATTTTTCAAGTCAGGTTTACAGTCACGTTTTCTGGACCTACCTTTTTTGTCCGTATCAAGCCAGATTAGTTCAGGAGAAGTTATTATCTTTTCTATAGCTCTCTCCCATTCTACGGTGGTTGGATAGTTGGGTTGACTAGCTAATAGGGAAAACTCCCACTTTGCTCCTGAGAGATTTTGCGAGAGGCTTTTCGAATTTGTCTTAATAGATGTAGCTTTTAATAGATCTATATTCTTTGGTAGGTATTCACTGAGGCAACTTAGTACTTCTTTAGAGTCAATTTCTTTTGTAAATTCAATATCCATCCATTCACCTAATCCTTCTACACCTAGAGGAAGTGCTAGCGCTATCTGCACTCGAGGTAGTGGATGGTAACCACCTGAATAGCTGACAGGAAGGTTGCTTCTTCTCAATGCTCTTTCCATCATCCTGACAATATCTAAATGACTTAAAAGTGCCATTGGACCTGTCTTGGAAAATTGCAATCTAATTCGGCATATACGATTACTGGGTGGGGGTATTTTCCCCTTTCTTTTTGGTATTGGCAGTGGTTCGATTACTATGTTATGTCCAAACTCATCACCACATACTCCACAATCACTGCACTTATCAAATGAACAGTCTCCTATAACTTCAGATTTT includes:
- a CDS encoding ribonuclease HII; the encoded protein is MLPSKKIIAGIDEVGRGSLFGPVFAGAVVLNNSTAKYLRKEGLTDSKLLTHKKRTYLVPLIKSLSIGWALGQASSREIDEFGIREATETAMIRAIQKLAKKPDFLLIDGNLPLRIWNGQQKNIIKGDVKLAEISAASVVAKESRDALIRRLACLFPGYGLETNMGYGTKKHIQAIQAKGASKLHRLSFLKNISE
- a CDS encoding Rne/Rng family ribonuclease → MPQQIIIAEQLRIAALLSNERVDELIVAQGRYQIGDVFLGTVENVLPSIDAAFVNIGESEKNGFIHVTDLGPLRQKKGAATITELLRPSQPVLVQVMKEPTGTKGPRLTGNLALPGRYLVLQPHGQGVNISRKINCESERNRLRALGVLIKPPGTGLLIRTEANDVSEELLINDLETLLKQWEAIQQVSEKADPPVLLNRDDDFIHRVLRDHKGENLSSIVVDNENALSRVNSFLEHDGLNVLVEAHQEPANILDHFRINASIRDALKPRVDLPSGGYIIIEPTEALTVIDVNSGSFTRSANARETVLWTNCEAAIEIARQLKLRNIGGVIIVDFIDMDSRRDQLHLLEHFTTAIRNDSARPQISQLTELGLVELTRKRQGQNIYELFGKECPNCGGIGHVGVLPGNDLLQPLAIEQGLVKSITSGKSDLSSSIDANNTRRKKGRGKITQESTQQEFDSSTETNLDCNIEQSERQEDVAQPEVNNSRQDPELIAVPMTKEQAQLFGWLGLNPTLLLDPLPENDNLLVKIVLPGEDSESILEEARQQIQEGSLRRRRRGRNSGKTTFRSNGDSSDESEETLKSNPTEIDSQKEELNVEITNLEDFEESEISLKVSETQSEQEPEDSRRRRRRSSAKV